In the genome of Myxococcus stipitatus, one region contains:
- a CDS encoding TetR/AcrR family transcriptional regulator C-terminal domain-containing protein: MGTAPYQRIVEDVKRQLHTGALQPGDRLPSTRELAKQWKVALATASHALRVLAQEGVVKALPRVGTVVAGGASRPGATRASADSTRERIVRAAIAMADDEGLPALSIRGVASKLGMPVMSLYRYVASKEVLLVMMAEAAFADEKLPREPPPGWRAQLELAARLEWRVFKRHPWLARVVNLTRPQPQPGALAFADWVMRALQEARLPARERMHVHILLHTFVQGIAVNLESEADAIAQTGMNDEEFMRQSQSLFLQVATSGRFPHFAKVLTELHTGFDLDFDELFEQGLRVWLDGLETRLAKRTPARGAGPSPTRTST; encoded by the coding sequence ATGGGAACAGCCCCCTATCAGCGCATCGTCGAAGACGTGAAGCGGCAGCTCCACACCGGAGCGCTCCAGCCCGGAGACCGGCTGCCGTCCACCCGGGAGCTCGCGAAGCAGTGGAAGGTCGCGCTCGCGACGGCGTCGCATGCCCTGAGGGTGCTCGCGCAAGAGGGGGTGGTGAAGGCCCTGCCGCGAGTGGGCACCGTCGTCGCGGGGGGCGCCTCACGGCCCGGTGCGACGCGCGCCTCGGCGGACTCCACGCGCGAGCGAATCGTGCGCGCGGCCATCGCCATGGCGGATGACGAAGGCCTGCCCGCGCTGTCGATTCGCGGTGTCGCGTCGAAGCTGGGCATGCCGGTGATGTCGCTCTACCGGTACGTCGCCAGCAAGGAGGTGCTGCTCGTGATGATGGCGGAGGCGGCGTTCGCGGATGAGAAGCTGCCACGGGAGCCGCCGCCGGGTTGGCGCGCACAGCTGGAGCTGGCGGCCCGGCTGGAGTGGCGGGTCTTCAAGCGCCACCCGTGGCTCGCGCGCGTGGTGAATCTCACGCGGCCTCAACCGCAGCCGGGGGCGCTCGCCTTCGCGGACTGGGTGATGCGTGCGCTCCAGGAGGCGCGGCTCCCGGCGCGGGAGCGGATGCACGTCCACATCCTGCTCCACACCTTCGTCCAGGGCATCGCGGTCAACCTCGAGTCCGAGGCCGACGCCATCGCACAGACAGGCATGAACGACGAGGAGTTCATGCGGCAATCCCAGTCCCTCTTCCTCCAGGTCGCGACGTCGGGGCGCTTCCCTCACTTCGCGAAGGTGCTCACCGAGCTGCACACGGGCTTCGACCTGGACTTCGACGAGCTGTTCGAGCAGGGCCTGCGCGTCTGGCTCGACGGCCTCGAGACGCGGCTCGCGAAGCGGACTCCCGCGCGTGGAGCAGGGCCCTCCCCCACGCGCACGAGCACCTGA
- a CDS encoding FAD-dependent monooxygenase, translated as MTRPHVLVVGAGIAGPSLAGWLTSQGWRVTLVERARSLRTGGQAVDFRGPVHRTVLERMGLWEAIHERRTRSGTQSLVDASGRSLVELPALMMSGDVELHRGDLCQLLFERTRVRVEYRFADAPTALRETAEGVDVEFERHAPQRFDLVVGADGLRSTVRSLLFGEGPECLRHHGYRVVGCTLPNTLGLRRRGVIYSEPGRGVSVTSAQDEALARALFVFTGGPLGPHERSPASARDAVSAVFAGAGWKTRQLVEGLREAEDVYFDAIGSVRLARYSRGRVVLLGDAAWGGTLGGQGTPLAMVGAYVLAGELLASPGSHQEAFSRFEARMRPYATPAQEGAKHVGGFFAPRTRPGLFLRNQLYRVLTSKPLERVFVKLVTQAAHAFELPDYGGAFSLPRHSLDGALQNDPPRSHG; from the coding sequence ATGACTCGACCCCACGTCCTCGTCGTTGGAGCAGGAATCGCAGGCCCGTCACTCGCTGGATGGCTCACGAGCCAGGGGTGGCGAGTCACCCTCGTCGAGCGCGCCCGCTCGCTGCGCACCGGGGGACAGGCCGTGGACTTCCGAGGCCCCGTGCACCGGACGGTGCTCGAGCGCATGGGGTTGTGGGAAGCGATTCACGAGCGGCGGACGCGGTCGGGGACGCAGTCGCTCGTCGATGCCTCGGGCCGGAGCCTGGTGGAGCTGCCCGCGCTGATGATGAGCGGCGACGTCGAGCTTCATCGGGGAGACCTCTGCCAGCTGCTCTTCGAGCGCACGCGAGTGCGGGTGGAGTACCGCTTCGCGGATGCACCCACCGCGCTGCGTGAGACCGCGGAGGGCGTGGACGTGGAGTTCGAGCGACATGCGCCCCAGCGCTTCGACCTGGTCGTGGGCGCGGATGGGCTTCGGTCGACGGTGCGCTCGCTCCTCTTCGGCGAGGGCCCCGAGTGCCTGCGACACCATGGCTACCGCGTCGTGGGCTGCACGCTGCCGAACACGCTGGGGCTGCGGCGGCGCGGGGTCATCTACAGCGAGCCGGGGCGTGGGGTGAGTGTCACCAGCGCCCAGGACGAGGCGCTGGCCCGCGCGCTGTTTGTCTTCACAGGCGGGCCTCTCGGTCCGCATGAGCGCTCCCCGGCCTCGGCGCGCGACGCGGTCTCGGCGGTCTTCGCGGGCGCGGGGTGGAAGACGCGGCAGCTCGTGGAGGGGCTGCGTGAGGCGGAGGACGTCTACTTCGATGCCATCGGCTCCGTCCGGCTCGCGCGGTACTCGCGGGGCCGCGTGGTGTTGCTCGGAGACGCGGCCTGGGGTGGCACGCTCGGAGGGCAGGGGACACCTCTCGCGATGGTGGGGGCGTATGTGCTCGCGGGCGAGTTGCTCGCGAGCCCGGGCTCACATCAGGAGGCCTTCTCCCGCTTCGAGGCGCGGATGCGACCGTATGCGACACCGGCACAGGAGGGCGCGAAACATGTGGGCGGCTTCTTCGCCCCGCGCACGCGGCCCGGACTTTTCCTGAGGAATCAGCTCTATCGGGTGCTCACCTCGAAGCCGCTCGAGCGCGTCTTCGTGAAGCTCGTCACGCAGGCGGCCCATGCGTTCGAGCTCCCCGACTATGGTGGCGCCTTCTCTTTGCCTCGGCACAGCCTGGACGGAGCCCTCCAGAATGATCCTCCGCGAAGTCACGGATGA
- a CDS encoding GNAT family N-acetyltransferase, with the protein MILREVTDDDLTHFFEHQRDPEALRMAAFPARERDAFMTHWHTRVLRPEHVTRTIVVGGKVVGYIGSWSQDGKRLVAYWVGREHWGQGIATRALSEFLVHEPIRPLHAWVAVHNVGSVRVLAKCGFREVPHESEPSEDGVAEVLMMLGTEQAEPDSPPAG; encoded by the coding sequence ATGATCCTCCGCGAAGTCACGGATGACGACCTCACCCACTTCTTCGAGCACCAGCGTGACCCGGAAGCGCTGCGCATGGCCGCGTTTCCAGCGCGAGAGCGCGATGCCTTCATGACTCACTGGCACACGAGGGTCCTGCGTCCGGAGCACGTCACGCGGACCATCGTCGTGGGCGGGAAGGTGGTCGGGTACATCGGCAGCTGGTCGCAGGACGGCAAGCGCCTCGTGGCCTACTGGGTGGGGCGAGAGCACTGGGGCCAGGGCATCGCGACGCGAGCGCTCTCGGAGTTCCTGGTCCATGAGCCCATTCGCCCGCTCCATGCGTGGGTCGCGGTCCACAACGTCGGCTCGGTCCGCGTCCTCGCGAAGTGTGGCTTTCGCGAGGTGCCCCACGAGAGCGAGCCGTCCGAAGACGGCGTGGCCGAGGTCCTCATGATGCTGGGGACGGAACAGGCCGAGCCCGACTCGCCCCCCGCGGGCTGA
- a CDS encoding ThiF family adenylyltransferase: MRIVFCGVGAIGSQAAVLCRNLEASLVFIDFDRVESKNLLAQAYVKPSVGKNKAEALKLQFLNLHGVKTESFGVRVTRDNVAALCGSADLLVDCFDNQDSRMLLSEFARRAGKPLLHGAVSADGTFGLVRWDERFTPDAEEAVGQATCEGGAHLPLLGLLAATLARSVQDFARHGSRRDALVNLSSVMPTSGL, from the coding sequence ATGCGCATCGTCTTTTGTGGGGTCGGGGCCATCGGCTCGCAGGCCGCGGTGCTGTGCCGCAACCTGGAGGCGTCGCTGGTGTTCATCGACTTCGACCGGGTGGAGTCCAAGAACCTGCTCGCGCAGGCCTACGTGAAGCCCTCGGTGGGGAAGAACAAGGCCGAGGCGCTCAAGCTCCAGTTCCTCAACCTGCACGGCGTGAAGACGGAGTCGTTCGGCGTGCGCGTCACGCGCGACAACGTGGCGGCGCTGTGTGGAAGCGCGGACCTCCTGGTCGACTGCTTCGACAACCAGGACAGCCGCATGCTGCTGAGTGAGTTCGCGCGCCGGGCCGGCAAGCCGCTGCTCCATGGCGCGGTGAGCGCGGATGGCACCTTCGGCCTCGTGCGCTGGGATGAGCGATTCACGCCCGACGCCGAGGAGGCCGTCGGACAGGCCACCTGCGAGGGAGGCGCGCATCTGCCTTTGCTGGGCCTGCTGGCCGCCACGCTCGCCCGGAGCGTGCAGGACTTCGCCAGGCACGGGAGCCGGAGGGACGCGCTGGTGAACCTGTCCTCCGTGATGCCCACCTCGGGCCTCTGA
- a CDS encoding S8 family peptidase has translation MTKLTLALGGLALLGACSSRTVCRDPSTTAALLARPTEKFLSVKKKVPGQYVVVLKAPEAGLQPMAVSEATESLTAKYGGDTFALYEHALRGFATRMTEEQARALSADPAVAYVQEDGVMSVLESQPRPTWGIDRVDQRNLPLDKLYMYNATGLGVHVYILDTGVRFSHREFEGRASVGFDAIGDSMKGNDCHGHGTHVAGTVAGKTYGLAKNAQVHSVRVLGCNGSGSSSGVIAGIDWVTKNHQSPAVANMSLGGDPDQATDDAVRRSIASGVTYVVAAGNESTDACKHTPARTLEAITVAATDTRDKRTHFSNYGDCVDVFAPGNQITSAWHYNDKETREQSGTSMASPHVAGVAALWLELNPSASPEAVAAALFENATPDKVRSPGECSPNRMAYSGFIGAVPVLPTVSTEPPEQPAPSAAQH, from the coding sequence ATGACAAAGCTGACCCTTGCCCTGGGTGGCTTGGCGCTGTTGGGCGCATGTTCGAGCCGGACTGTCTGCCGGGACCCGAGCACCACCGCCGCGCTGCTCGCGCGGCCCACGGAGAAGTTCCTCTCCGTGAAGAAGAAGGTGCCAGGACAGTACGTGGTGGTCCTCAAGGCACCCGAGGCCGGGCTGCAACCGATGGCTGTCAGCGAGGCGACAGAGAGCCTCACCGCGAAGTACGGAGGTGACACCTTCGCGCTGTACGAGCATGCGCTGCGAGGCTTCGCCACCCGGATGACCGAGGAGCAGGCCCGAGCGCTCTCCGCGGACCCCGCCGTCGCCTACGTCCAGGAGGATGGCGTGATGTCCGTCCTCGAGAGCCAGCCGCGTCCCACCTGGGGCATCGACCGGGTGGACCAGCGGAACCTGCCCTTGGACAAACTCTACATGTACAACGCCACGGGCCTGGGGGTGCACGTCTACATCCTCGACACGGGCGTGCGCTTCTCCCATCGCGAGTTCGAGGGGCGCGCCTCCGTCGGCTTCGACGCCATTGGCGACAGCATGAAGGGCAATGATTGCCATGGCCATGGGACGCACGTGGCGGGCACGGTGGCGGGAAAGACGTATGGCCTGGCCAAGAACGCCCAGGTGCACTCCGTCCGGGTGCTGGGCTGCAACGGCTCCGGCTCCTCCTCGGGTGTCATCGCGGGCATCGACTGGGTGACGAAGAACCACCAGTCCCCCGCCGTGGCCAACATGAGCCTGGGCGGAGACCCGGACCAGGCGACGGACGACGCGGTCCGCCGCTCCATCGCCTCGGGTGTCACGTACGTCGTCGCCGCGGGCAATGAGTCCACGGATGCGTGCAAGCACACGCCGGCCCGGACGCTGGAGGCCATCACCGTGGCCGCCACCGACACCAGGGACAAGCGCACCCACTTCTCCAACTACGGCGACTGCGTGGACGTCTTCGCGCCCGGCAACCAGATCACCTCCGCGTGGCACTACAACGACAAGGAGACGCGTGAGCAGAGCGGCACGTCCATGGCCTCGCCGCACGTGGCGGGTGTGGCGGCGCTCTGGCTGGAGCTGAACCCCTCCGCGTCCCCAGAAGCCGTCGCCGCGGCCCTGTTCGAGAACGCCACCCCCGACAAGGTGCGCAGCCCGGGTGAGTGCTCGCCCAACCGCATGGCCTACTCGGGCTTCATCGGCGCCGTGCCGGTGCTGCCCACCGTGAGCACGGAGCCTCCCGAGCAGCCGGCTCCCTCCGCCGCACAGCATTGA
- the nfi gene encoding deoxyribonuclease V (cleaves DNA at apurinic or apyrimidinic sites), whose translation MGLEVGWHRWDVTPKEAVELQRELRSKVVLHPPPGLKVERIAGADVSTEKGRDTGYGGIVVLDAGSLTPVAQAGSAVPLRFPYVPGLLSFRELPVVAEAWARLEVRPDVLIFDGHGIAHPRRLGIACHGGLLLGVPSIGCAKSLLVGKHGPLGEARGSTSPIIHKGEVVGMAVRTRKSVQPVYVSPGHLMDLSTAVEWVLRASPKYREPETTRHAHRMVNALRRADGEAAELE comes from the coding sequence ATGGGGCTTGAGGTGGGATGGCATCGCTGGGACGTCACGCCGAAGGAGGCGGTGGAGCTCCAGCGCGAGCTGCGGTCGAAGGTGGTGCTCCATCCGCCTCCAGGCTTGAAGGTGGAGCGCATCGCGGGCGCGGACGTGTCCACCGAGAAGGGGCGCGACACCGGCTATGGCGGCATCGTGGTGTTGGACGCGGGCTCGCTGACGCCCGTGGCGCAGGCGGGCTCGGCGGTGCCCTTGCGGTTTCCGTATGTGCCGGGGCTGTTGTCCTTCCGCGAGCTGCCCGTGGTGGCGGAGGCCTGGGCGCGGCTCGAGGTGCGGCCGGATGTGCTCATCTTCGATGGGCACGGCATCGCGCATCCGCGGCGGCTCGGCATCGCGTGTCATGGCGGCTTGTTGTTGGGGGTGCCCTCCATCGGCTGCGCCAAGTCCTTGCTCGTCGGGAAGCACGGCCCGTTGGGCGAGGCGCGAGGCTCCACGTCCCCCATCATCCACAAGGGCGAGGTCGTGGGGATGGCGGTCCGCACGCGCAAGTCGGTGCAGCCCGTCTATGTGTCTCCGGGACACCTGATGGACCTGTCCACGGCGGTGGAGTGGGTGCTGCGGGCGAGCCCGAAGTACCGGGAGCCGGAGACGACGCGTCACGCGCATCGGATGGTGAATGCCTTGCGGCGCGCGGACGGCGAGGCCGCGGAGCTGGAGTGA
- a CDS encoding DUF2267 domain-containing protein yields MADKREQEVQDAPRGTTRELPIEVRRARRSAAHASQTYAAFLKHLCERGGMSPAVAERAAVSVLCAVEQRISSGETRDLEAQLPRKLSELLHRCERHEAAMPGGFGREALLEHVGADLSLHPDAVAPVVRAVLNAVRDQITEGEAEDVMDQLPEDLKELWRRPS; encoded by the coding sequence ATGGCGGACAAGCGGGAGCAGGAGGTCCAGGACGCGCCACGCGGCACCACGCGCGAGCTGCCCATCGAGGTCCGCCGCGCGCGGAGGAGTGCGGCGCACGCGAGCCAGACCTACGCGGCCTTCCTCAAGCACCTGTGCGAGCGGGGAGGCATGTCACCCGCGGTCGCCGAGCGGGCCGCGGTGTCCGTGCTCTGCGCGGTGGAGCAGCGCATCTCCAGCGGGGAGACACGGGACCTGGAGGCGCAGTTGCCTCGCAAGCTGTCGGAGCTGCTGCACCGCTGTGAGCGCCATGAGGCGGCGATGCCCGGCGGCTTCGGGCGCGAGGCACTGCTCGAGCACGTGGGGGCGGACCTGTCGCTCCATCCGGACGCCGTGGCGCCCGTCGTGCGAGCGGTGCTCAACGCGGTGAGGGATCAGATCACCGAGGGCGAGGCCGAGGACGTCATGGACCAGCTCCCCGAGGACCTGAAGGAGCTGTGGCGGCGTCCGAGCTGA
- a CDS encoding Mov34/MPN/PAD-1 family protein, with protein sequence MSKQEVCLLIGRDETVLWCDASDSPVLLPDSRERWEAIWRWRHELVEVAHSHPEGPLGFSAEDETTMAALTQALGRAPRFSVVAPEGMVARVEGKDVPVSEEPWWTEPLREASGMCPAGRSLSSDAATAPSGPRGAGP encoded by the coding sequence ATGTCGAAGCAAGAGGTGTGTCTGCTCATCGGTCGGGACGAGACGGTGCTGTGGTGCGATGCCTCCGACAGCCCCGTCCTCCTCCCGGACTCGCGCGAGCGGTGGGAGGCCATCTGGCGCTGGCGGCACGAGCTCGTCGAGGTGGCGCACAGCCACCCCGAGGGTCCGCTGGGCTTCTCCGCCGAGGATGAGACCACGATGGCCGCGCTGACGCAGGCGCTCGGACGCGCGCCGCGCTTCTCCGTCGTGGCACCGGAGGGGATGGTCGCTCGCGTCGAGGGGAAGGACGTCCCCGTCTCCGAGGAGCCATGGTGGACGGAGCCTCTTCGCGAGGCCTCCGGGATGTGCCCAGCGGGACGGTCGCTCAGCTCGGACGCCGCCACAGCTCCTTCAGGTCCTCGGGGAGCTGGTCCATGA
- a CDS encoding vWA domain-containing protein — MSTTQNSTLIPETQRGPAERLLDLVLSGSAHLWHNRPGLDVNGTWVAAAYATPAQRTVGKPVKPGLFVPAAVNLYRQLLDIYQLNSVLMAHFASYALTQTDWRDLKVATCALMLVQSHAGLPVKGDGGEVAFHDDDWRAIGEAMVLHYERKSTRMLTPKAVLRVAELLEQPEIARLNREAGFGDPASRKPPMGRWKRVAARWLAAREANVSMLQGLVKAGYKETLKKLARKAGYKPRAQGFFEVLGWKQKQAESGHRTVGLNGLTLVKRERFDGLSEAEICEWIEHERLSYKEVVGRLPQDLGMTPAIMAALLPSLSDRDLRLMTPTLEELGLLAEPSVRARWEKAIQTATDQRALNIAKNVRSEVLRQKLEEASDNAARKAVEEATAETDVRVMFLIDKSGSMEGAIENSKEALARILAGFPMEKLHIAAFDTTGTVLKPKASNRTAVQHMLAGLKASGGTTHAAGVLALHRSGVKVPEGAKLVVIVVGDEAGEAGDQFARVFRDCGYSVAAMALLVSVAGARGNTVRTCSSQLRVPFSEVNVDQFADPYQVPRVLKALMDAPTLPGASQSGWVDRVMRTPLLKVA; from the coding sequence ATGTCGACGACCCAGAACAGCACCCTGATTCCCGAGACGCAGCGAGGCCCCGCCGAGCGACTGCTGGACCTGGTGCTCAGCGGCTCCGCGCATCTGTGGCACAACCGGCCGGGCCTGGATGTGAATGGCACCTGGGTCGCCGCCGCCTACGCCACGCCGGCGCAGCGCACGGTCGGCAAGCCGGTGAAGCCCGGCCTCTTCGTGCCCGCGGCGGTGAATCTCTACCGACAGCTCCTGGACATCTACCAGCTCAACTCGGTGCTGATGGCGCACTTCGCCTCGTACGCGCTGACGCAGACGGACTGGCGCGACCTGAAGGTGGCCACGTGTGCCCTGATGCTGGTGCAGAGCCACGCCGGCCTGCCCGTGAAGGGTGACGGCGGCGAGGTCGCGTTCCACGACGACGACTGGCGCGCCATCGGCGAGGCCATGGTGCTGCACTACGAGCGCAAGTCCACGCGCATGCTCACGCCCAAGGCGGTGCTGCGGGTGGCGGAGCTGCTCGAGCAGCCGGAGATCGCGCGCCTCAACCGCGAGGCGGGCTTCGGTGACCCGGCGTCGCGCAAGCCGCCCATGGGCCGCTGGAAGCGCGTGGCGGCGCGGTGGCTCGCGGCGCGTGAGGCCAACGTGTCCATGCTCCAGGGGCTCGTGAAGGCGGGCTACAAGGAGACGCTGAAGAAGCTGGCGCGCAAGGCGGGGTACAAGCCGCGCGCGCAGGGCTTCTTCGAGGTGCTCGGCTGGAAGCAGAAGCAGGCCGAGAGCGGGCACCGCACGGTGGGCCTCAACGGGCTGACGCTGGTCAAGCGCGAGCGCTTCGACGGGCTGTCGGAGGCGGAGATCTGCGAGTGGATCGAGCACGAGCGGCTCTCCTACAAGGAGGTCGTGGGACGACTGCCGCAGGACCTGGGGATGACTCCGGCCATCATGGCGGCGCTCCTGCCCTCGCTGTCGGACCGCGACCTGCGGCTGATGACGCCCACGCTCGAGGAGCTGGGCCTGCTGGCGGAGCCGTCGGTCCGCGCGCGCTGGGAGAAGGCCATCCAGACGGCGACGGACCAGCGGGCGCTGAACATCGCGAAGAACGTGCGCAGCGAGGTACTGCGCCAGAAGCTGGAGGAGGCCAGCGACAACGCCGCCCGCAAGGCGGTCGAGGAGGCGACGGCGGAGACCGACGTGCGGGTGATGTTCCTCATCGACAAGTCGGGCTCCATGGAGGGGGCCATCGAGAACTCGAAGGAGGCGCTCGCGCGCATCCTCGCGGGCTTCCCGATGGAGAAGCTGCACATCGCGGCGTTCGACACGACGGGCACCGTCCTCAAGCCCAAGGCGTCCAACCGCACGGCGGTCCAGCACATGCTCGCGGGGCTGAAGGCGTCGGGAGGCACGACGCACGCGGCCGGCGTGCTCGCGCTGCACCGAAGCGGCGTGAAGGTGCCGGAGGGGGCGAAGCTGGTGGTCATCGTGGTGGGCGACGAGGCGGGTGAGGCGGGTGACCAGTTCGCCCGTGTCTTCCGCGACTGCGGCTACTCGGTGGCGGCCATGGCGTTGCTGGTGAGTGTGGCGGGGGCTCGTGGAAACACGGTCCGCACGTGCTCGAGCCAGCTGCGGGTGCCCTTCAGCGAGGTCAACGTGGACCAGTTCGCGGACCCCTACCAGGTCCCTCGGGTGCTCAAGGCGCTGATGGATGCGCCGACGCTGCCCGGCGCCAGCCAGTCCGGCTGGGTGGACCGGGTGATGCGCACGCCGCTGCTGAAGGTGGCGTGA
- a CDS encoding metallophosphoesterase translates to MSPRTIVIGDLHGCHDEALELLAKVGATASDRVIFAGDLVDRGPKRRECVELAMRHEAVLGNHEETQLQQRHRAAERLTPDHLETRQVLEPEHFEWMARLPRFLRLPEHNAIVVHAGMMPGIPVEAQDPYHLLHAQCIQPPAKKSYWPSKAPADWKFWTHYWQGPERVIFGHTVFDKPLVTEYAVGIDTGCVYGRSLTAVVLPTWELVSVPARKTYRGGKDVAKFPVHGDVCVYS, encoded by the coding sequence ATGTCCCCCCGCACCATCGTCATCGGAGACCTCCATGGCTGCCATGACGAGGCCCTCGAGCTGCTCGCCAAGGTGGGCGCCACCGCCAGCGACCGGGTCATCTTCGCCGGGGACCTGGTCGACCGGGGTCCCAAGCGGCGCGAGTGCGTGGAGCTGGCCATGCGGCACGAGGCCGTCCTCGGCAACCACGAGGAGACCCAGCTCCAACAGCGCCACCGCGCCGCGGAGCGCCTCACTCCGGACCACCTGGAGACGCGTCAGGTGCTGGAGCCCGAGCACTTCGAGTGGATGGCCCGGCTCCCCCGCTTCCTCCGGTTGCCGGAGCACAACGCCATCGTCGTGCACGCCGGCATGATGCCAGGCATTCCCGTCGAGGCGCAGGACCCGTACCACCTGCTCCATGCGCAGTGCATCCAGCCCCCGGCGAAGAAGAGCTACTGGCCCTCCAAGGCACCGGCGGACTGGAAGTTCTGGACCCACTACTGGCAAGGGCCGGAGCGGGTCATCTTCGGGCACACCGTCTTCGACAAGCCCCTCGTCACCGAGTACGCGGTGGGCATCGACACGGGCTGCGTGTACGGCCGCTCATTGACGGCAGTGGTGCTCCCGACCTGGGAGCTGGTCTCCGTCCCCGCACGGAAGACCTACCGGGGCGGCAAGGACGTGGCGAAGTTCCCGGTTCACGGCGACGTGTGCGTCTACTCGTAG
- a CDS encoding RNA polymerase sigma factor, whose amino-acid sequence MYEQLSDDELFAEVVRRRATGEPIGGPLGTLVQRWGRPARYVISKIQSSYGRGSPADADELYQDAVGKFIDRGLDQFRGVSQQMPGRSASPKTFFLRIVKHVAIDFYRRHREELAAPPSDPDDAMEEPPSERARAMEMGRRTEERADAQELYWAAFARLQQEHPKEASAWELYHHEDVEDHEECARRLNITVVNSYKRVSRAQAYLKLYLLDLQRESPRGEEA is encoded by the coding sequence GTGTACGAGCAGCTCTCGGATGACGAATTGTTCGCGGAGGTCGTTCGACGCCGCGCCACGGGTGAGCCCATTGGAGGCCCACTCGGTACGTTGGTTCAACGATGGGGCCGGCCTGCCCGGTACGTCATCAGCAAGATTCAGTCGAGCTACGGCCGAGGGTCCCCCGCGGACGCGGACGAGCTCTACCAGGACGCGGTCGGCAAGTTCATCGACCGGGGGCTGGACCAGTTTCGGGGCGTCTCCCAGCAGATGCCGGGCCGGAGTGCGTCTCCCAAGACGTTCTTCCTGCGCATCGTCAAGCACGTGGCCATCGACTTCTACCGGCGGCACCGCGAGGAGCTCGCGGCGCCTCCGTCGGACCCCGATGACGCCATGGAAGAGCCGCCTTCCGAGCGGGCTCGCGCGATGGAGATGGGCCGAAGGACCGAGGAGCGGGCGGACGCCCAGGAGCTGTACTGGGCCGCGTTCGCACGACTCCAGCAGGAGCACCCCAAGGAAGCCTCGGCATGGGAGCTGTACCACCACGAGGACGTAGAGGACCACGAGGAATGCGCCCGTCGCCTGAACATCACCGTGGTCAACTCCTACAAGCGCGTCAGCCGCGCCCAGGCCTACTTGAAGCTCTACTTGCTGGATCTCCAGCGCGAGTCACCACGCGGGGAGGAAGCGTGA
- a CDS encoding AraC family transcriptional regulator has translation MDFRKKLAALLLALAAPVAAAQSPGGTPKLPVGWYVTESAPKRYEAGVDTASPCEGSRSAYLRSLTPDEAGYGTFMQAFGAQDYRGKRLRFSAAMRVKDVDGWAGLWMRVEGPDPKQPLAFDNMQSRALVGSRGCKRYEVVLDVPKEATTIMAGLIMSGTGQAWLDGVRFEVVDASVAVTDLLASRPLVASSGPSGLDEATAVSKNSQVPIGRVGDVWFNNGRVAADKPYTQRADGVWVSILSEEIYAHGIEVTGTFGQRPVELKVRAGGSRTLIEGVWGSDPVTISITPAELTMKWGRLTRELKRDRSAPVDSSCNRYERHDGPRILDRLDLCGAALGTRPPPAQLVLGFLANGFRANVPPGNFPIPQPPVLSREALETQRAATPKE, from the coding sequence ATGGACTTCCGGAAGAAACTCGCCGCCCTGCTGCTCGCCCTGGCCGCCCCGGTGGCCGCGGCGCAGTCGCCCGGCGGCACCCCGAAGCTGCCGGTGGGCTGGTACGTCACCGAGAGCGCCCCCAAGCGTTACGAGGCGGGCGTGGACACCGCCTCGCCCTGCGAGGGCAGCCGCAGCGCCTACCTCCGCTCGCTGACGCCGGACGAGGCGGGCTACGGCACCTTCATGCAGGCCTTCGGCGCGCAGGACTACCGCGGCAAGCGGCTGCGCTTCTCCGCCGCCATGCGCGTCAAGGACGTGGATGGCTGGGCGGGGCTCTGGATGCGCGTGGAAGGGCCAGACCCGAAGCAGCCGCTCGCCTTCGACAACATGCAGTCGCGCGCGCTCGTCGGCTCGCGCGGGTGCAAGCGCTACGAAGTCGTGCTGGACGTCCCCAAGGAGGCCACCACCATCATGGCGGGCCTCATCATGAGCGGCACCGGCCAGGCGTGGCTGGATGGCGTGCGCTTCGAGGTCGTGGACGCGTCCGTCGCGGTGACGGACCTGCTCGCCTCACGGCCCCTCGTCGCCAGCTCGGGCCCCTCGGGCCTCGATGAGGCGACGGCCGTGTCCAAGAACAGCCAGGTGCCCATCGGCCGGGTGGGCGATGTCTGGTTCAACAACGGGCGCGTCGCCGCCGACAAGCCGTACACCCAGCGGGCCGATGGCGTCTGGGTGAGCATCCTCTCGGAAGAGATCTACGCGCACGGCATCGAGGTGACGGGCACCTTCGGCCAGCGCCCGGTGGAGCTGAAGGTCAGGGCGGGCGGCTCGCGGACGCTCATCGAAGGTGTCTGGGGCAGTGACCCCGTCACCATCAGCATCACGCCCGCGGAGCTCACCATGAAGTGGGGCCGGCTGACGCGCGAGCTGAAGCGGGACCGGAGCGCCCCGGTGGACAGCAGCTGCAACCGGTACGAGCGACATGACGGTCCGCGCATCCTGGACCGGCTCGACCTCTGTGGCGCCGCGCTGGGCACCCGGCCGCCTCCCGCGCAGCTCGTCCTGGGCTTCCTGGCCAACGGCTTCCGCGCCAACGTCCCGCCGGGCAACTTCCCCATCCCGCAGCCGCCCGTGCTCAGCCGCGAGGCACTCGAGACGCAGCGCGCGGCCACGCCCAAGGAGTAG